A single window of Silurus meridionalis isolate SWU-2019-XX chromosome 11, ASM1480568v1, whole genome shotgun sequence DNA harbors:
- the pum3 gene encoding pumilio homolog 3, whose protein sequence is MESKPRKKSFNPKDGKRAGFKGKGKPEGKPAGKRPFKPHNSDKMKTFTKAGARGGPKKFFKQKPTDGKMANKRKMSGDHNQSEEGSEAKKPKWNEFKQKKKELKQNRQQTEKKEAYQIVSRAKQVWEIVRRKDCDANKRTKLMKELQELVRGKIKTIAFAHDSTRVLQCFIQFGNDKQRQEIFDELKDHMVELSKSKYARNIVKKFLMYGNKKQVAEVMVAFKGKVRQMLRHSEASSVVEYAYNDKAIVSQRLMLTEELYGNTFQVCKSSVCPTIEKVLESNPDKVDSIMEEMKQILTPMAQKEAVIKHSLVHKVFLDFFLYAPEKQRTEMIESIRESVVYMAHTHDGARVAMHCLWHGTAKDRKVIVKTMKTYMAKFATGEYGHLVLLAAFDCIDDTKLVKQAVISELLSSLAEVIGNKHGKKVLLYLLSPRDPAHLLPEIVQLLEKGDGNAHSKKNMAVRRRELLEAVSPPLLQYLCENTRSMVMDKACSVAVSDILGAAVGDLRPAMEAVAQLAAEDFVAGGVEGQLHMAEHPAGHLVLKWLIEQDTKMKAAEREERFCQILLETVGLEKLQTWASVNRGAIVLSCLLQSADEGVVQEVKAALQSIRSDLQKNQNLKGVEALLEKLD, encoded by the exons ATGGAGTCCAAACCAAGAAAGAAATCATTCAACCCTAAAGATGGAAAGAGAGCAGGATTTAAAGGGAAGG GCAAACCCGAGGGAAAGCCTGCTGGAAAACGTCCCTTTAAACCCCACAATTCGGACAAAATGAAAACGTTTACAAAAGCAGGAGCCCGAGGAGGACCGAAGAAATTCTTCAAGCAAAAGCCGACAGACGGAAAAATGGCAAATAAGAGAAAAATGTCTGGAGATCATAACCAATCTGAAGAAG GATCGGAGGCAAAGAAACCCAAGTGGAATGAGtttaaacaaaagaagaaagagtTAAAACAGAACCGACAACAAACTGAGAAGAAAGAGGCCTACCAGATCGTGAGCAGAGCCAAACAAGTGTGGGAAATAGTCAGAAG GAAAGACTGTGacgcaaacaaaagaacaaagtTGATGAAAGAATTGCAGGAGCTTGTTCGAGGCAAGATCAAGACG ATCGCGTTCGCCCATGACTCGACTCGAGTTCTTCAGTGTTTCATACAGTTTGGAAACGACAAGCAGCGGCAAGAAATCTTTGACGAACTCAAAG ATCACATGGTGGAGTTGAGTAAATCCAAATACGCAAGGAACATTGTAAAGAAATTTTTAATGTATGG GAACAAGAAACAGGTCGCCGAGGTGATGGTGGCTTTTAAGGGGAAGGTCAGACAGATGCTAAGGCACTCGGAGGCTTCGTCTGTGGTTGAGTACGCTTACAACGACAAGGCCATTGTCTCACAGAGACTCATGCTTACTGAGGAACTTTACGGAAACACCTTCCAAGTCTGCAAG TCCTCAGTGTGTCCGACGATAGAAAAGGTCCTGGAGAGCAATCCGGATAAAGTCGACAGCATCATGGAAGAAATGAAGCAGATCCTCACACCCATGGCTCAAAA AGAAGCTGTCATTAAACATTCACTCGTACACAAAGTGTTCCTTGACTTCTTCCTCTATGCTccagagaaacagagaaca GAAATGATCGAGTCTATAAGGGAATCGGTGGTGTACATGGCGCACACGCATGACGGCGCACGTGTCGCTATGCACTGCCTGTGGCACGGCACAGCCAAG GACAGGAAGGTTATCGTGAAAACCATGAAGACGTACATGGCGAAGTTTGCGACG GGAGAATACGGACACCTGGTTCTACTCGCAGCCTTCGACTGTATCGATGACACCAAACTGGTCAAGCAAGCAGTTATCTCA GAGTTGCTGAGTTCGCTGGCAGAAGTCATCGGTAACAAACATGGCAAGAAGGTGCTGCTGTATTTGCTTAGCCCTCGAGATCCTGCTCACCTGCTACCTGAAATAGTTCAGCTGCTGGAGAAGGGGGACGGCAATGCTCAtag TAAAAAGAACATGGCGGTGAGGAGGCGTGAGCTCCTGGAAGCAGTATCTCCTCCTCTGCTACAGTACCTGTGTGAGAACACTCGCTCCATGGTGATGGATAAAGCCTGCAGCGTAGCAGTCAGCGACATCCTGGGAGCCGCTGTTGGTGACCTCCGACCTGCCATGGAAGCCGTAGCACAACTGGCAGCTGAAGACTTTGTGGCTGGTGGTGTGGAGGGTCAG CTGCACATGGCAGAACACCCTGCTGGTCATCTAGTGCTGAAATGGCTGATTGAGCAGGACACCAAGATGAAAGCAGCAGAGCGAGAGG agcgtTTCTGCCAGATCCTCCTGGAGACTGTGGGTTTAGAAAAGCTGCAAACGTGGGCTTCAGTCAACCGTGGAGCCATTGTGCTGTCCTG CCTCCTCCAGAGTGCAGACGAAGGCGTTGTGCAGGAAGTAAAGGCTGCTTTACAGTCCATTCGTTCCGAtttacaaaaaaaccaaaacttAAAAGGAGTGGAGGCTCTGCTGGAGAAACTGGACTAG
- the carm1l gene encoding histone-arginine methyltransferase CARM1 isoform X1, whose amino-acid sequence MGSNVEQSCFSVTLSFLKDSEEKTEVSKQTNHQDLTLRVDRDTEDVTFTVEDGDGVCVFKFSTMRETLECCRVGTQCFLVTVGCVSILLHFKTQTEFQTFHRMIRAWTDSRRELSAFDQRTESSSALQYFQFYGCLSQQQNMLQDYLRTATYQKAILLNDIDFRDKVVLDVGCGMGILSFFAVQAGARKVYAVEGSSVAKHAEVLVRSNGLEDRITVLAGKIEEVCCPENVDIIVSEPIGYMLLNERMLESYLHSKKWLKPKGLMFPTFSDIHLAPFTDEQLYLEHHARANFWLQTSFYGVNLSRLHSAAMDEFFKQPIVDTFETQILMARSVKHSINFMEAKEDDLHRIEIPFIFKIMQSGLIHGLAFWFDVAFAGSRTTVWLSTAPHEPLSHWYQVRCLFQTPLFAKIGQTLSGRVLLIANKRQSYDIHITAEIDESGFKSGNTLDLKNPFFRYA is encoded by the exons ATGGGCAGTAATGTGGAGCAGAGCTGCTTCTCTGTCACTCTGAGCTTTCTGAAGGACTCTGAGGAAAAAACTGAAGTGTCCAAACAGACAAACCATCAGGATCTGACTCTAAGGGTCGACAGAGACACGGAGGACGTCACCTTTACAGTAGAGGACG gtgatggagtgtgtgtctTTAAGTTCTCCACTATGAGGGAGACACTCGAGTGTTGTCGAGTGGGGACTCAGTGCTTCCTTGTAACTGTGGGTTGTGTGAGCATCTTATTGCACTTCAAGACTCAGACAG AGTTTCAGACCTTCCACAGAATGATAAGGGCATGGACTGACAGCAGGAGAGAGCTGTCAGCATTCGACCAGAGGACAGAGAGTTCATCTGCTCTTCAGTACTTCCAG tTTTATGGCTGTCTGTCTCAGCAGCAGAACATGCTTCAGGATTACCTGAGAACGGCCACGTACCAAAAAGCCATTTTACTGAACGACATTGACTTCCGAGACAAA GTGGTGCTGGATGTTGGATGTGGAATGGGGATTTTATCGTTTTTTGCCGTGCAGGCCGGCGCTCGGAAAGTGTACGCGGTGGAGGGCAGTTCTGTGGCCAAACATGCAGAA GTACTTGTGAGGAGTAACGGCTTGGAGGACAGGATCACGGTGCTCGCTGGGAAGATCGAGGAGGTTTGCTGCCCTGAGAATGTGGACATCATCGTCTCGGAACCCATCGGCTACATGCTCCTCAATGAGAGGATGCTGGAGAGCTATTTACACTCCAAAAAATGGTTGAAGCCTAAAG GCTTGATGTTCCCCACCTTCAGCGATATCCACCTGGCACCATTTACAGATGAGCAGCTTTACTTAGAGCACCATGCACGTGCCAATTTCTG GCTCCAGACCTCTTTTTACGGAGTCAATCTGAGCAGACTTCACTCTGCCGCCATGGACGAGTTCTTCAAACAGCCGATTGTG GATACATTCGAGACTCAGATTCTGATGGCCAGGTCTGTAAAACACAGCATTAACTTTATGGAAGCAAAAGAAGACGACTTGCACAG GATAGAAATTCCATTTATCTTCAAGATCATGCAGTCAGGACTGATTCATGGACTTGCGTTCTGGTTCGATGTGGCATTTGCAGGGTCCAG AACAACAGTGTGGCTGTCCACGGCACCACATGAGCCACTGTCCCACTGGTACCAGGTCCGATGTCTCTTTCAGACGCCTCTGTTTGCCAAAATAGGCCAGACGCTATCTGGAAGGGTTCTGCTGATCGCCAATAAGAG GCAGAGCTACGACATTCACATCACAGCTGAAATCGATGAGTCTGGCTTTAAATCTGGAAACACATTGGACCTTAAAAACCCATTCTTCCG gtATGCTTGA
- the carm1l gene encoding histone-arginine methyltransferase CARM1 isoform X2 — protein MGSNVEQSCFSVTLSFLKDSEEKTEVSKQTNHQDLTLRVDRDTEDVTFTVEDGDGVCVFKFSTMRETLECCRVGTQCFLVTVGCVSILLHFKTQTEFQTFHRMIRAWTDSRRELSAFDQRTESSSALQYFQFYGCLSQQQNMLQDYLRTATYQKAILLNDIDFRDKVVLDVGCGMGILSFFAVQAGARKVYAVEGSSVAKHAEVLVRSNGLEDRITVLAGKIEEVCCPENVDIIVSEPIGYMLLNERMLESYLHSKKWLKPKGLMFPTFSDIHLAPFTDEQLYLEHHARANFWLQTSFYGVNLSRLHSAAMDEFFKQPIVDTFETQILMARSVKHSINFMEAKEDDLHRIEIPFIFKIMQSGLIHGLAFWFDVAFAGSSHTVLPVIFWNVS, from the exons ATGGGCAGTAATGTGGAGCAGAGCTGCTTCTCTGTCACTCTGAGCTTTCTGAAGGACTCTGAGGAAAAAACTGAAGTGTCCAAACAGACAAACCATCAGGATCTGACTCTAAGGGTCGACAGAGACACGGAGGACGTCACCTTTACAGTAGAGGACG gtgatggagtgtgtgtctTTAAGTTCTCCACTATGAGGGAGACACTCGAGTGTTGTCGAGTGGGGACTCAGTGCTTCCTTGTAACTGTGGGTTGTGTGAGCATCTTATTGCACTTCAAGACTCAGACAG AGTTTCAGACCTTCCACAGAATGATAAGGGCATGGACTGACAGCAGGAGAGAGCTGTCAGCATTCGACCAGAGGACAGAGAGTTCATCTGCTCTTCAGTACTTCCAG tTTTATGGCTGTCTGTCTCAGCAGCAGAACATGCTTCAGGATTACCTGAGAACGGCCACGTACCAAAAAGCCATTTTACTGAACGACATTGACTTCCGAGACAAA GTGGTGCTGGATGTTGGATGTGGAATGGGGATTTTATCGTTTTTTGCCGTGCAGGCCGGCGCTCGGAAAGTGTACGCGGTGGAGGGCAGTTCTGTGGCCAAACATGCAGAA GTACTTGTGAGGAGTAACGGCTTGGAGGACAGGATCACGGTGCTCGCTGGGAAGATCGAGGAGGTTTGCTGCCCTGAGAATGTGGACATCATCGTCTCGGAACCCATCGGCTACATGCTCCTCAATGAGAGGATGCTGGAGAGCTATTTACACTCCAAAAAATGGTTGAAGCCTAAAG GCTTGATGTTCCCCACCTTCAGCGATATCCACCTGGCACCATTTACAGATGAGCAGCTTTACTTAGAGCACCATGCACGTGCCAATTTCTG GCTCCAGACCTCTTTTTACGGAGTCAATCTGAGCAGACTTCACTCTGCCGCCATGGACGAGTTCTTCAAACAGCCGATTGTG GATACATTCGAGACTCAGATTCTGATGGCCAGGTCTGTAAAACACAGCATTAACTTTATGGAAGCAAAAGAAGACGACTTGCACAG GATAGAAATTCCATTTATCTTCAAGATCATGCAGTCAGGACTGATTCATGGACTTGCGTTCTGGTTCGATGTGGCATTTGCAGGGTCCAG CcatacagtgctcccagtgaTCTTCTGGAACGTCTCctag